One Rhinoraja longicauda isolate Sanriku21f chromosome 21, sRhiLon1.1, whole genome shotgun sequence genomic region harbors:
- the tmem204 gene encoding transmembrane protein 204, with amino-acid sequence MAVQKLVAAAAAVALLSLILNNAAAITPNWVYQALEDGRKRSVGLWKMCYGNDKGKVSTQHEQTPDRECENLSWGSEHPGFQESRSTVKLQFDMMRACNLIATVALTAGQLIFLLGLMELPLITQDSQWWEEAIAALFQLSSFVLVIGLVTFYRIGPYTHLSWSCYLDIGACLSSTLAAAILIWNILHRREDCMTPRVIVIRRSRPRFENDYVESPC; translated from the exons ATGGCTGTTCAAAAGCTGGTGGCAGCTGCAGCAGCGGTGGCTCTCCTCTCCCTGATTCTCAACAACGCGGCAGCCATCACTCCCAACTGGGTGTACCAGGCCTTGGAGGATGGGAGAAAGCGCAGCGTTGGATTATGGAAGATGTGCTATGGCAACGATAAAGGCAAAGTGTCAACGCAACACGAACAAACCCCAGATCGTGAATGTGAGAATTTAAGCTGGGGATCAGAGCACCCTGGATTTCAAGAATCTCGAAGTACAGTCAAAC TTCAGTTTGATATGATGCGAGCCTGTAACCTGATTGCCACAGTGGCTCTGACTGCGGGCCAGCTCATCTTCCTCCTGGGACTGATGGAACTGCCACTTATCACCCAGGACTCGCAGTGGTGGGAGGAGGCCATTGCTGCTCTGTTCCAGCTGTCCA GTTTTGTGTTGGTGATTGGACTGGTGACGTTCTACCGCATTGGCCCCTACACTCACCTGTCGTGGTCCTGCTACCTGGACATCGGTGCCTGCCTCTCATCCACACTTGCAGCAGCCATACTAATCTGGAATATCCTACACCGGCGGGAGGACTGTATGACACCCCGCGTTATTGTTATCCGCCGCTCCCGCCCACGCTTCGAAAACGACTACGTGGAGTCACCGTGCTGA